Genomic segment of Alcanivorax borkumensis SK2:
CCCGGTGGTGGCAGGCTGCGCCTTGAATACGTTTTTCAACCGCCAGCTCACACCAATACGGGATTGTTTCCCGCTGGTGTCCGTGGCCGCCATTGTGGCCGTCATCGGCATTATCGTGGCATTGAATCAGGGGCGTATCGGGGAAGCCGGGCTGGCCGTGTTTGTGGCGGTAGCGCTGCACAACGGACTGGGATTACTGGGTGGGTATGGGGTCGCCCGGCTACTGCGTCTGGACCGGCAAACCTCGCGTACCCTGGCCATTGAAGTAGGTATGCAGAACTCCGGGCTGGGGGTGGCATTGGCCATTAAACATTTCACCCCACTGGCCGCGCTACCGGGCGCCCTGTTCAGTGTCTGGCATAATTTGTCTGGCTCTCTTCTCGCCACCGTGTGGCAACGGGATGCGTCTGCCTCACACCCTGATAGCAATAACGAAACGCATCACCCGTAAAAAAACACACTTGCCAGCAAGAATCTGCTCCCCAAAAAAAAGCGGGCCAGAGGCCCGCTTTGCTATTGCTCACAACCTGAATCAGTCGATCACGCTGCTACCCCCTCCGGTGCTGATATCCTTCAGGATAACCGTGCCCGCTGCCGAGCCATCGGATACCCAAGGCTCATAACCGTCACTGCCATTATCCGCAACGAACAGGTACTTGCTGCCCAGCTCGCCATTCACGGTGGGCGGCACCTGATACGTGAACGTCAGCGGGAAAGGCTCCGAGTCTGCGCCCGCCGCTGTATCATTGATATCCTTGACCAGCTCCGTTCCCTGGGAGGTGCCATCGGTTTTCCACAGTTCGTTACCGAAATCACTGCCACCGGCGCCCTCGGTATCAGCCGCAAAGAACACCGTACCGTTAGCCTCCACCATGGTCCAGGCTTCAACATCAGAGAAGGAATAATCTCCCGTGCTACGCACTGCCGGATCAATTTCTGCAGAGCCACTGGTATTATCGATGCGCAGAAGATACGGGGTTAGCCCGGCTTGCTCCACGTACATCAACACACCCAGTGACGTGCCGACCAGATCTTCGTAATAAGGCTTATTGGCTTCGCTGGCGGTCAGGTTGGTCACCGTGCTGCCGTCATACTCGAAGATATTCAGGTCTGAGGTGCTGGTTCCCTTATCCGCAACGAAATACACCTTGCCGTTGCTGGCCACCACATTCTCGGTGATATCGAGCCGTACCGTGCTGCCACCATCATCAAAGGCTACTTCCTCGATATTGCCATCTTGATCCAGCTCGTAAAGGCGGGTTTCTGCATCGGTGGCGTTGAAACGCCCGGTAAACAGCAGCTTGCCGTTATAACCCAGCCAATCATCATCGCCAATCAGTTGCGGGTATTTCGTCAGAGAGCCACCGGTGATGGTGTCGTTATTGGTGGCGATCTTCGCGGTTCCTGCCGCCGTACCATCGGTGAAGTAGACATCGCCGGCATCCTGATCAAAGAAGAACAGGCCGCCATCCACTGGAGTCAGCGACTCAGGCGCCGTATTGCTGGTCGGGCTGCCGTTAATATTTGTCGACAGCACTACTGTGTCATTAGAAACGGGGTCGAAAACCACCAGCTCGCGGCCAAACTGATCCACCACAGCATTCATAAACAATTTGCCTGCTGCCGGTACCATATTGTGCGGCTGGGCACTGCCGTTGGCGTAGATGTCCGCCACACGCTCGGTGCCCGCGCCGGTGCCGTCGGTGGCCCACAACTCCACATCACCGCTGCTATCCTTGCCCGCATAGTAGAACGTGCCGTCCAGCTCCGCCATGTAACCACCGCCGAAACGGCCTACTTCAAAACCGTTGTTATTGTCATCAACGATCTTGCTGGTCCCGGCAGAGGTACCGTCCGTTTTGTAAAGGTATTCCGTCAGCGCTGCCGCCCGTGGCGTGGCGCTGCGAACGGCGATCGCGCCAGCGCTTTCAGCCGCAGGAAATACCACAAAGCCATTGCCCCCTTCTGCCACGGTGGTGCCACCGCCGCCAGAGCTGGAAGAATCGCCGCCACAGGCGGTCATCATGGTGGCCATGCCGATGGCGGCAGCCAGTTGAGTGAGTTGCTTGTTGATCATTGCGCTTACCCCGATTGGTTACTCATCCCAGAGAGGCGTTTATTAGAGCACCGGGAGGAATTTGGCTTCTTCACCCTGATGGGTGAATTTCACCCGAGGGCGCTTACATGCCGTAATAATCGGGCTAGACTGGGTGCCAGTCATTTTACAAACCCGCCAGCCATGCCAGAAACCCTTCGTCGTGCGGTGACGGAAAACCGCGAACGCATCCTTCAGGAGCGCCACAACCTGTTCATGGAAGAGGTGGGGTCACGCATGGTGCTGTCGTTTTTTATTGCAGCGGCACTGCCATTATTTTTTCTGAAGCTGCGTACAGAGCCGCCCTTTATCGGCTGGTATACCGTGCTGCTTTGTGTCGCAGCACAATCTTTTTTCCTCATCCGGTTTTACAACGCCCATCGGGAACACGAAGCGCCTAAAACCCGGAAATGGCATCGGCTAAACCTCTACCTTGCCGTGATCTGGGCGATACTGTGGTCAAGTTTCCCTTATCTCTTCCTGCAAGGGGCCACGCCGGTAACCCTGCTGACCTGTCTGGTTATCCTCTCGGTGGCCACCTCGATCCCGTCTGTATCCATGGGTGTGTATCCGGATATTTTTATCAGTTTCATAACACCGGTTTATCTCGCCTGGCTGGCCTTTATTCTGATTTACGTACCGCAAGCGCCAGGGATCATCAAAATCATTCCGTTGGCCAACCTGATTTCCATGATCGTGTTTAGTCTTTATGTTCACCGCACACAGATCAGCACTATCGCCCTGCGAATTGAAGCAGAACAGGCCAAAGAACGTGCCCGCAAGGCCAGTGAAAGCAAAACCCGGTTTCTGGCCGCCGCTAGCCACGACCTGAGGCAACCGCTGCAGGCGGCCACCCTGTATGCCGCCATGCTGAAAAACAATGCCGACCCACAACCCGATATCGTCGACAAGCTGGATACCGCCATTGGCTCCTGCAATGAACTGCTGGGGCACTTGCTCATGCTGTCGCGCTTGCAGTCCAGGCGACTAAAACCCCGCAAACGCATTATCAGCCTACTGGACACCTTGCAGCCCATCCTTGATGAAATTCGACCACAGGCAAACGCAAAGCAACTGGCTGTGGTCACCAAAAATCTAGCCGGCCAGCATGTGTTCGCCGATGGGGTCATGCTCGCTCGCATTGTCCGCAACCTGGTCAATAATGCCCTCAAATACACCGAGCGCGGGCATATTCGTATTGCCGCCCGGCAGCAGGACAATCAATTGTTGCTGGACATCGCAGACACCGGCATCGGGATTGACGAAATCTATCAGTTCGAGGTGTTCGACGAATTCATGCAGATAGACAACGACCAACGTTCGATCCAGAACGGACTAGGGCTGGGCCTCGCCATCGTCAGCCGACTGGCTGCACTGTGCGACATTCCGTTCAATATGCAGTCACGCAAGGGCGAAGGCACCACCTTCACGTTGACGTTACCGGCGGCGGCCTCCAGCCAGACACAGCCCGCTCACAACGTGGTCAATGCGCTGCCACTGTTTGAAACACTGACCGTGCTATTGATAGATGATGACAAAAGGGTTACAGAAGCCCTGAGCAGCCTGCTGGGCAACCTGGGCGCAACAGTAACTGCCCACCACTCGCTGGAGCCAGCCATGCAGGCATTGAAAAAGCGAGGCGCGCCACCTTCAGTGGTCATTACCGATGATCAGATAGGACCGCATACTAATGCGGGCTCGGTCATCGCCGCGGTAACCGCATTGTTCCGCCAGCCAATTCCCGCCCTGATCATCACCGGCAATACCGATCCGCAATTCATTCAGTCCTTGCCGGAGGACATTGATGTGCTGTTCAAACCGGTAGCAGCGGATACGCTAACCGCAAAACTGGAGGAAATGATGTCCTCCAAGAAAAGCTAAAGCAGGCCTATCTGGCGGGCTTTTTCGATACAGGCGGTGCGGTTAGGCACGTCCAGTTTTTCGTAGAGTAGTCGCAAGTGGGTCTTGATGGTGTTCACGCTGACGAACAGCTGGCGGGCGATTTCCTTGTTACCATGACCTTCCTGGAGCATGGTCAGAATGGCCAACTGCTGACGGGTGAGGGTGAGCGCTTCTTCCGGGGCAGCCCCGGCCATCAAGCGGAAGGATTCAGAAAAGTAGCTGCGGCCGGCCATGATCTCCCGGATGGCAAAGAGGATCTGTTCCACGGACTCACTCTTGTCCACGAAACCATTCACCTTCAGCTGCACCGCACGGCGCACGGTGGCTTCCGTGGCAGAGCCAGAGCACACCAGCACCTTCGCCCCTCCCACCAGGCGACCGATCAGGCTCCACAGGGTCAGACCATCAAGATGCGGCATCGTCTGGTCAAGAATTACCAGATCATACAACGGTAAGAATTGACGATTATCCAGCAACCATTTTGGCTGCTCGCAGGTAGTAATCATTGCCTCAGCATAGGCATTCTTGAGCGTAATGCTTAACGCATCAGCAAATAACGGATGATCATCAACAATCAGAATCTTCAACGGTACAGCCTTATCCCAACCCTGCCGATAAGGTTATAAAAAAGCGGTATACATTTCCACGGGAAAGACCCGCACATTGATCAGCCACGCCCCCTTCCCTAGTTGGTTTTTTTCACGTTTACGCTGTGATTTTGATCATTTTCTTGCCTGCCTGACAAACGGCTATCCGGGTCGCATGAGCGGGCCCTTATCGTTACCCGCTCTAATTGTCACCCCCCGGAGCGGGGGGTATCGTAAAACCTAATACTCCCGTCCCTGTCCTGTCGACACATAGGGCAGGACGCAATGTTGCTGAGCGCACGCAGTCGCCGACAGGACGCCAGCGTAATATCACGCTGTGAATGAGAGATTCATCATGTATCAGGTCATGATCGTGGATGATGAGGAGTACATCCTCAAAGCCTTGAAACGCACCATCAATACCTACACCGACTGGGATGTCGAGACCTATCAGAGCCCCCACGAAGCCCTGCGCCGGGCACGCACCACGGTTTTCGATGCGGTCATCACCGACTATATGATGCCGGAAATGAACGGTTTGGAGCTGCTTCAGGAACTGCGCGAGCTGCAGCCGGATACTATTCGCATTGTGCTGACCGGGGTGATCGACATCGAAACGGTCATGTCGGCCATTAACAAGGCCGGTGCATTTCGCTTTATCCCCAAACCTTGGGATGACGAGCAACTCCTCGACAACATTCGTGAAGGCTTAAAATTCCGTGACATTCTTTTGGAAAATCGAATGCTCGCAGAAACGGTTCGGGAGCAACAAGAAGCCTTGCGTAGTATGGGTTATGAGGGCTAGGCCCTTAACTTTTCGCCCTTCAAACAACTAATAACGGCTCGGCGCATGAACAGCTTGCTGGACAAAACGAGTATTGGCTTTGGCATGGAAGCTCAAGGGCTATTTTTAGTGTCCTCTACGGTCATCCTGCTGATCATTATTTTCTTTTTGTATAAAACCTACCGCACCTCAATTAACGTGGAAGCTAAACTGACAGAGTTCTCGGCGTTAACGGATAACCCGTTCGGCCGCAAGCTGCATTTGATCGAGGTAAATGCTGACGAATACAAACTGAACAAAGCTCTACTTGGCCCACTGGCGCGGATTATCGACGAATACTGTGTACTGACAACCGACCGCCACGGCACCATAACCTTTGCCAACGGTAAGTTTCTCGCTCTCAGCGGTCACTCTTTTTCACAACTTATCGGTCAGAACGAAAAGATCAATCATCCTGAAGATGATTCCCTACCGCTCATGCGTTGCGGGCAGGCGCTATCTGGTGTGTGGAACGGGGAGGTATGCAACCGTCATGCAGACGGTAGCCGTTACTGGATGAACATGTTCCTATTTCCTCTTTCTTACATTTCCGATGAAGACGACGGCTATATTTATTTCGGCACCGATATCACCAACATCAAAACCGAAAACAATAAACTAATGCAGGAGGTGAAAGACAAGAGCCAAAAACTGGATCAGGTGGAATCGCTGCTATTACACTCGGAAAAAATGGCCTCATTGGGAACCATATCGGCAGGTATTGCCCACGAAATAAATAATCCTATCGCCTATATTTCTTCCAATTTGAATCGCAGCCGGGATTACCTCAACTCCATGGCAGGTCTTATTAAGGGACTTAAAAAGCGTATCAGCAATGATCAGTTCCAGAAATTTCTAAACACTGCAGAAAACCTTAATATAGACACAAAAAAGCTGGCCTTCATGATGGAAGATTATCCTGCACTGCTGAATGAAACCGAGGAAGGGATTGAGCGGATCAAGAAAATTATTCGCGACTTAAAGCACTTCTCCCATAACCAGCCAGAAGCGTTCTGTCCTACCGATATTCCTGCCTGCCTAGCGATTGCATTGAACCTAGCCAAACATGAAATTAAAAATCGGATTACGGTTACTCACACTCTACCCGATTCTCTACCTACGATTAGTGGATCGGCAAGCCAGCTGTCGCAAGTGTTCATGAATCTGTTCGTCAACGCAGCCCAGGCTATCGAAGACAAAGGTCACATCACTATTGCAGCCCAGTGCGATGAACAATGGTGCACTCTGACCATTGCCGACGATGGACCAGGCATTGCCGATGAATTCCTACAGCAGATCTTCGAACCCTTCTTCACCACCAAGCCCATAGGCCAAGGCACCGGTCTTGGGCTGTCCATCTCCCATGACATCATTCAGCACCACGGCGGCACCATGACCGTGGCAAGCCAACTCGGCGCCGGTACCATTTTTACGATCCGGCTACCGCTAAAGCAGACCGACCGGGCCGATGCAGCCTGATTTCGTCTACACTCTGACCACGCCGACGGGGTGGCAACAACGCATCCGTATTTCTCTGTTAGAAGAGCACGGTGCCATTGCCATTCCCGATACGTTTACCCCCCCCGACTGGGCCGCGCTGAGCTATAACCAGTGCAGTCACTGCCCATTGAACCCTCACGAAAATCGCTATTGCCCCATTGCCCGTAACCTGGCCTATCTGTTGCCGGAATCTGCGCTAGGGGATTCGTTTCAAGCAGTACTTTTGGACGTGGAAACGCCCCAACGACGTTACCAACAAGAGACCACCCTGCAGCGGGCTCTGAGCTCCCTGTTTGGGCTGATCTGCGCGCTGAGCGACTGCCCGCATACACGCTTTCTGCGGCCCATGGCCCACTTCCATCTTCCACTGAGTAGCGACACGGAAACGCTTGTGCGCACCGCCAGCTTGTATCTGTTGCATCATTACATTCGCAACCGCCAACAACCTGAACAAGCCGTGTCTCTGGATGGGCTAAATGACCGTTACCGCGCACTCAATGAACTAAATCGTTGCTTTACCGACCGCCTACGCCAGCATGGAGAATCAGACGCATCCGTGAATGCACTCGTGTTGCTGAGTATCACCACACGGGAAATGCACTGGAATTTGGAAGAAGAGCTGGGGAACTTGGCCGCACTGTTTGATGACAGCGATGCTTAGCGGGGTTCTGGAGAGCCCCTGACGTACTCTTCATGCACGCCGTTTTATCGACGACAAACGTCCGCTCCTAACTGTAATCCATCCCTGGCGATGAGGGCCGTCACACCCTCGTCGAGCCCAGCCGAGCGACGTCAATCTTCTGTGCCATTGGTTTTATGACAAAAAAATACCCATCGAGATTTTGCCGTCATCCCCATACGCGAGACCTGATGATTGTACCCGGCAGGCACCCGCACCGGCCCACCACACTCCCCCCGGCAAATGCCGGGGTAAGAGGAAACTATCGGGCAACAGAGTCAACGCCCGTTATTGTGCATCCGCATGCTCTTCCTTGACCCGGAACCAAGCCGCGTACAATGCGGGCAGAAACAATAAAGTTAGAGCCGTGGCCACAATCAGCCCACCCATAATCGCCACCGCCATGGGGCCGAAGAAGACACTGCGCGACAACGGTATCATAGCCAGCACTGCCGTCAGAGCCGTCAACACGATAGGTCGGAAACGGCGTACCGTGGACTCAATAATCGCATCCCAAGCGGTAAGACCCTGCTCCATATCCTGCCCAATCTGATCCACCAGGATCACCGCATTACGCATGATCATCCCCGCCAACGCGATGGTGCCCAGCATGGCCACAAACCCAAACGGTTTCTGGAACAGCAACAAGAAGAACGTCACCCCGATCAGCCCCAAAGGTGCTGTGATGAAGACCATCAGCGACAACGGGAAGCTGCGCAGTTGCAACATTAACAGAGTAATCACTACCAGAATGAACAACGGCATCCCTGCATTCACCGATTTCTGACCCCGCGCGGATTCCTCCACTGTACCGCCCACTTCTAGCAGATAGCCTGGCGGTAAGTCCGCCTGAACCTGGGACAACTCAGGCATGATTTGCTGCATCAGCGTAGCGGGCAGCACATCGCCTTTCACATCCGCCAATACGGTCACAGTGGGCAGCCGGTCACGGTGCCAAATAATCCCTTCTTCGAAACCGGACTCCAGTGTCGCCACC
This window contains:
- a CDS encoding hyalin, which codes for MINKQLTQLAAAIGMATMMTACGGDSSSSGGGGTTVAEGGNGFVVFPAAESAGAIAVRSATPRAAALTEYLYKTDGTSAGTSKIVDDNNNGFEVGRFGGGYMAELDGTFYYAGKDSSGDVELWATDGTGAGTERVADIYANGSAQPHNMVPAAGKLFMNAVVDQFGRELVVFDPVSNDTVVLSTNINGSPTSNTAPESLTPVDGGLFFFDQDAGDVYFTDGTAAGTAKIATNNDTITGGSLTKYPQLIGDDDWLGYNGKLLFTGRFNATDAETRLYELDQDGNIEEVAFDDGGSTVRLDITENVVASNGKVYFVADKGTSTSDLNIFEYDGSTVTNLTASEANKPYYEDLVGTSLGVLMYVEQAGLTPYLLRIDNTSGSAEIDPAVRSTGDYSFSDVEAWTMVEANGTVFFAADTEGAGGSDFGNELWKTDGTSQGTELVKDINDTAAGADSEPFPLTFTYQVPPTVNGELGSKYLFVADNGSDGYEPWVSDGSAAGTVILKDISTGGGSSVID
- a CDS encoding ATP-binding response regulator, producing the protein MPETLRRAVTENRERILQERHNLFMEEVGSRMVLSFFIAAALPLFFLKLRTEPPFIGWYTVLLCVAAQSFFLIRFYNAHREHEAPKTRKWHRLNLYLAVIWAILWSSFPYLFLQGATPVTLLTCLVILSVATSIPSVSMGVYPDIFISFITPVYLAWLAFILIYVPQAPGIIKIIPLANLISMIVFSLYVHRTQISTIALRIEAEQAKERARKASESKTRFLAAASHDLRQPLQAATLYAAMLKNNADPQPDIVDKLDTAIGSCNELLGHLLMLSRLQSRRLKPRKRIISLLDTLQPILDEIRPQANAKQLAVVTKNLAGQHVFADGVMLARIVRNLVNNALKYTERGHIRIAARQQDNQLLLDIADTGIGIDEIYQFEVFDEFMQIDNDQRSIQNGLGLGLAIVSRLAALCDIPFNMQSRKGEGTTFTLTLPAAASSQTQPAHNVVNALPLFETLTVLLIDDDKRVTEALSSLLGNLGATVTAHHSLEPAMQALKKRGAPPSVVITDDQIGPHTNAGSVIAAVTALFRQPIPALIITGNTDPQFIQSLPEDIDVLFKPVAADTLTAKLEEMMSSKKS
- a CDS encoding response regulator transcription factor translates to MKILIVDDHPLFADALSITLKNAYAEAMITTCEQPKWLLDNRQFLPLYDLVILDQTMPHLDGLTLWSLIGRLVGGAKVLVCSGSATEATVRRAVQLKVNGFVDKSESVEQILFAIREIMAGRSYFSESFRLMAGAAPEEALTLTRQQLAILTMLQEGHGNKEIARQLFVSVNTIKTHLRLLYEKLDVPNRTACIEKARQIGLL
- a CDS encoding response regulator, with the protein product MYQVMIVDDEEYILKALKRTINTYTDWDVETYQSPHEALRRARTTVFDAVITDYMMPEMNGLELLQELRELQPDTIRIVLTGVIDIETVMSAINKAGAFRFIPKPWDDEQLLDNIREGLKFRDILLENRMLAETVREQQEALRSMGYEG
- a CDS encoding PAS domain-containing sensor histidine kinase, coding for MEAQGLFLVSSTVILLIIIFFLYKTYRTSINVEAKLTEFSALTDNPFGRKLHLIEVNADEYKLNKALLGPLARIIDEYCVLTTDRHGTITFANGKFLALSGHSFSQLIGQNEKINHPEDDSLPLMRCGQALSGVWNGEVCNRHADGSRYWMNMFLFPLSYISDEDDGYIYFGTDITNIKTENNKLMQEVKDKSQKLDQVESLLLHSEKMASLGTISAGIAHEINNPIAYISSNLNRSRDYLNSMAGLIKGLKKRISNDQFQKFLNTAENLNIDTKKLAFMMEDYPALLNETEEGIERIKKIIRDLKHFSHNQPEAFCPTDIPACLAIALNLAKHEIKNRITVTHTLPDSLPTISGSASQLSQVFMNLFVNAAQAIEDKGHITIAAQCDEQWCTLTIADDGPGIADEFLQQIFEPFFTTKPIGQGTGLGLSISHDIIQHHGGTMTVASQLGAGTIFTIRLPLKQTDRADAA
- a CDS encoding DUF6901 family protein is translated as MQPDFVYTLTTPTGWQQRIRISLLEEHGAIAIPDTFTPPDWAALSYNQCSHCPLNPHENRYCPIARNLAYLLPESALGDSFQAVLLDVETPQRRYQQETTLQRALSSLFGLICALSDCPHTRFLRPMAHFHLPLSSDTETLVRTASLYLLHHYIRNRQQPEQAVSLDGLNDRYRALNELNRCFTDRLRQHGESDASVNALVLLSITTREMHWNLEEELGNLAALFDDSDA